The nucleotide window CCTGCGTGCAAAGATGCTTTTTGACGGCCTCAGATACAGCAATCACTGCAGTGGAATATTTGAAGCATGTCGCAGTGTTCAACCCATGCACATGAGCCACCGACGGCACTCCAGCCAGCTTTGCAGCGAAAGCTCCGAGCAGGCTTGCAGTCGAGAGATGAGTGTGGATGATGTCTATATGGTGCGAGCGTATCAGCAATGCCAGGCGGATTACGGTCATCGGGTCGAACTTGCCGTGAGTTTTCCAATTGAAGCTCGATATACCCCGGTCGGCTGCATATTTGACGAACGGCCTGCCCGAGGGGACAAACAACTCAATATCGATATCGAGTCTGGAGAGTTCATCGCATAAGTCGGCAACATATACTTCCGCGCCGCCGATCCGTGATGGTGTTATCGCCTCCAGCACTCTCATAGGCTCAGTCGATCACTCCGCTTGCCCGTCTTGCTCGGCCTATTTTTTTCATGAGCAGCGGACCGAAAGCATTCCATCGCACATTCACCCTGGGAATCTCGAATGAGCCTGCTTTCCATACTATTCCCAGTCTGGTTGCGACTGCATTGGAATAACCCGCTTCAATTGCGGCAGCGATGACGCGGTCGTCGCAGTTGCCGTAGGGGTATGAGAACGATTTCACTTCTCTGCCGATCAAGTCTTCGAGTCTGCTTTTAGACTCGACCAGTTCGCGATCGAGATCACTGTTGTTAAGCTCAGTCAGATGTGGATGAGTAAGTGTATGCGAGCCAATCTCAAACCCTGCGTCTGAGAGTTCTTTTATCTGTGCGGCGCTCATCATCTGCTCACTCTGGTCACCGGCCTTGCGGTCCCACTCGTTGAACCCGCCAATGGAATCGACCACCACATAGATTGTCGCTTTCATCTGCCGCTCGACCATTGCAGGATAGGCATGTTCATATACGCTCAGATACCCGTCATCAAAGGTGATCGCGAACCTGTCGATATCGGATAATTCCTCTGAAATCACAGAGTCCAGGTTTGTCGCAGCCCAGCCTTTTGATGAAAGATAATCCATCTGTGATCTAAAGAGGGTAGGTGCCACATACTGGCCTGCCACCAGTGAGGATAGCTTTGGCAGCCCCATGCGGTGATATAACAGCACGACCGACGTTGTCGTGCGCAAAATACTGGAAAGCAATGTTCATTCTCCGTAAAAATAATTGGTAATAGTATACTCTTTTTTGAGCTATGCCCCAATACCGGTTTATTATAATGATGAGCAAGCAGGGAGCCGGGAGGGCGAGGCTCCCGCCGAGCCGAATCTTGCGCAGAACAAGTGGGAGGGCGAGGCTCCTGCCGAGCCTTTGGGTATACCCACTATCTCAGTGACAGAGGCATTTCGCGGATGACTACCACGAAATGTCTCGGTTTGCCATCTCGTAGAGCGGTAACATCCAGTTTGTCTCCTATTTCTCTTTGCCGGATGATTTTCTGGAGCGAGCCACCGTCCGTAATTTTTTTATTATCGACCTCAACGATTATATCGCCTTTGCGCATTCCTGCAAGCGCCGCAGGTCCACCTTTTTCGACCTGAGCGACAATTACCCCTTCTTTTACGGGCAGACCGAATTCTTCGGCCACTTCTGCGCTGAGTTCCGCGAAGGATATCCCAATCCAGCCGACCACAATTCTGCCCTGTTTTTTAACTTTATCGAGTACGCTGCGAGCTGTGTTGATAGGAATTGCGAAGCCGAGTGTACCGGCTTTACCGCTGACGACGACAGTGTTGATTCCGATCACTTTACCTGCGCTGTCTACGAGTGGTCCTCCACTGTTACCGGGGTATATGCGGGCATCGGTCTGTATGAGGTTAGTAAGGGATAGTCCGCCTCCGGGGATGGTCCTGCTCAGTGCGCTGACGACCCCTACAGTCACTGTTCGCTCGAATCCATAAGGGTTACCAATGGCTATTGCGACCTGACCGACCTGCAACGAATCCGAATCACCCAAAGGGGCGATGGGCAGATTGGTGACGGGAATTTTTATGATTGCAAGGTCAATGCCCGGGTCTCCGCCCAGGCTCTTTGCGTCCACCTGCCTGCCGTCTGCCAGGGTGACGGTAAGTTTTTTTGCACCGCTTATCACATGGTTATTGGTCAGGATTTCGCCTTCTTTGGAGATAATGACCCCTGAGCCTATGCCGTCTTCTTCACCTCCGGCATCATATTGAGTGACTGCGACCACAGTCGGCCCGATATTTTTTACAATATCAATTATCCGGCTCTCTTCAGGCAACAGGAATGTAGCCGGACCTCTACCCGAGTCAGCCTCGTTTTGTGCGAAGCAGACTACTGGTGATAAAACGATCAGCGCTATTAAGCCAAAGACGGCTGGTTTTGGCCTTCGCATACATGTTTCCCCCTGGAAGTGTCATATATTAGGTATGATCACTTTCGAGGGTTGGGGAAACATTGACATTACGGTCAGCTCTGACCGTCGACAAAATTCCACGATGCGATATCGAATGTCATCCGATATGCAACTGCCGTCTTAGGCTTATGTTTCTTCTCCGGCTGAGGCTTGAAAAGCGACCATATAATCGGCAGCGATGCCAGCAGGAGCAGTGCCACGATTGCGGTGGATATTTTTTCTTCGCGCGAGAGCTTGAACTCTTGCCAGTTCGCAGCTACCACTGCCACAGCCAATACTATAAGCGCGGGCAGGGCATGGAGCACATTGAACAATACCGCCAGCATTCCAAGTGTCATCGCTCCAAACACGAACCAGTAGTTGCGGCGCGGCTTCATCGCGAACCTATGTACTACTGCGAACACTATCGCCATAAATATAAAGTCACCCGGCCCGATCATGGTTGAGGGCATAAATGTGCCTGCCCCGGCGTGGGGGATCGGCGTGCTCACAGCTCCGACCACCTCGGGCGCATTTTTTATCACATGTGAGACTGGTCCTCTGGTCACGGTCCAGAAATCTATATATGCGGCGAACATCACCACCGGCAGCAGCAGGTTTTTGTCTTTGATTCTAAGTGACACCAGATATCCCAGGCTGATGGCGGCGAGCATGATGCAGATGAAATAGAGCATGGTCAGCGGTGTTATGTAGTTGGCGACCACGAAGAACTTCTCGCGCAGTGTCAGCGCGCGGTGCACTATCTTGACTGCTCCCGACCGCCACACAATCAGGTCCATCAACCCATATGCGCATCCCAGGCTTATCACAAACGCTGCAAGCGAGTGGATGAAGCCCATTTTCAGCCTTACACTCTGATAGATGATGCCGATCTGTATTGCCATAAACATAACGGTCGGCAGCGCAATTATAAGAATGCAGATTATTCTGATGCCTGCGGCAGGAATACCCGATGTGTGTGAAGCCGCATTTGTAAGGTGGCTGATTATATCGGGCAGAAATGTCGCTTTTGGGACCAATAGCCACAGCGCCAGATATGCTATTATTACGGCTGCCAGGCTGAAGACGGGTGATTTCTTTAGCACATATCGCTCCTATAGCTTTGACAACGATTATAGCACATTGTAGAATCATATTAGGATAAATATGGAGAAGATAGATATGAGCCAGATCAGAGTTGTAATAGCCGACGACGAGTCCATCATCAGGATGGACCTGAAGACACTGCTTGAAGAATTGGGGCATGTAGTAGTCGGAGAGGCCGCCGACGGCCAGAAGGCTCTCGAACTTACCCGGTCACTCAAGCCGGATGTAGTGATAATGGATATCAAGATGCCTGTGATGGACGGTCTCGACGCCGCGAAGATCATCGCTGATGAGAAGATAGCGCCGGTGGTGCTGCTCACAGCCTACAGCCAGAAGGACCTGATCGAGCGTGCGAAGGAAGCAGGGGTGTTTGCATACCTGGTCAAACCATTCCAGGAATCGGATGTGCTCCCGGCGGTTGAGATAGCGATATCCAGATATTTGGAGCAGCAGGACCTCGAGACGACTTTGGGCGATTTGGAGACCAAGCTCGAGACCCGCAAGATAGTCGACCGTGCCAAAGGAATTCTGATGGACAAGTATAAGCTTTCCGAGGCCGAAGCATTCAGGCGAATTCAGCAGCAGAGCATGAACCAGCGCCGTTCGATGAAGGAGATAGCCGAGGCTCTCATCATCGCGCATGATATTTAGATTGAAAGCCAAGAGCGGCGAGTAGGGAGCAGAGTTTATCTCTTGGCTCTCCACTCTCCACTCTCCACTAATAATGAGCCCTTGGAGAGAACGTAAAAACCAGGAACAGGATGCAACCGATGCCGCGCTGCGCGAACTGCCGCCTGAGCAGGAATTGGAAGCGCTGCGAGTGCGTGTTGCCGACCTTGAGAAGCGCATAGCCGAGAAGATGCTGGAGGCGGACGCATTACGGGAGGTCGGCCAGGCAATCGGCTCCATGCTCTATATCGACGACATGCTCACAAAAGTCGCCGACATAGTCGTCAAAGTGACGGCCACAGATTTCTGCCTGATATATCTGCTCTCTGAGACCGGCCAGGAGTTGGTATTACGTGGAGCCAGCGGTGAGGTCAAAGACGTAGTCGGCAAGATCAGGCTCAAGGTCGGCGAGGGCATCACCGGATGGGTTGCCCAACGGGGTCAGCATGTGGTCCTGAGCCGTGAGGCATGGCGCGATGAGCGTTTCAAGCCCGTACCTACGCTCCTCCAGGACAAATACCAGTCCATGCTTTCAGTTCCTCTGAGGGGCAGGAACGACCTGGTAGGGGTCATCAATGTCCGAACCAATCCTCCTCATGACTACACCAAGATGCAGGTCAGCCTGCTCGACAGCATAGCCCGTCAGGTCGGCGGTGCGGTCGAAAACTTCAACGTCTACCACCGTATGGAAAAGCGCGCATCTCAGTTGAGCACACTTTCTGAGATAAGCCGGACAATCACATCGGATTTATATCTCGAAGAAATCCTGCAGCTAATAGTGGCCATGACTGCCGAGAGTATGAACTTCAAGATATGTTCGGTCATGCTTTTGAACGAGGGCAAGGACGAACTGGTCATAACTGCCACTCAGAGCAAGAGCCGCGCCTACACGAAAAAGCCAAATGTGAAGCTCACGGAGAGCGTTGCCGGTCGCGCAATAATGGAGGCCAAGCCCATTACAATACGCGATGTTCGCAAGACGCCGGGCTATCAATATCCCGACATCGCCAAGAAAGAGGGTCTGTGTTCGCTTATAGCGCTTCCTTTGTCGGTCAAGAAGGAGATAATCGGCGTGCTCAACTGTTACACCGCCACTCCGCGCGACTTCTCCGAGGAGGACATCGGTCTGCTCACCGCTCTTGCAAACCAGGCGGCCATATCCATTCAAAACGCCAAACTGATGGTGCAGACAGCAGTCCTTCAGGAAATGCACCACAGAGTCAAAAACAGTCTCCAGACAATAGCGAGCCTGCTCAGACTGCAGCTAAAAGTGGGTAAATTCGACTCACCGAAGGAGGCTCTCACTCAAAGTATCAACCGGATTCAGAGCATTGCCGCGGTCCATGAGATGCTCTCCAGCGAGAACCTGGACAATGTCAGTATCAAACGCCTGGCCGACAACATATTGAGCGCCACAGCGCGCGGTCTGCTGCCGGATGCGCGTGAGATTGCGATATTGGTCGAGGGTGATGATTTTCTGCTGCCCAGCGGCCAGGCCACCTATGTAGCTCTCATTCTCAACGAGTTGATACAAAACGCAGTCGAACATGGCTTCAGCGGCAGCGTCGGCACTGAGCTTGCAGTATGTGTTTCGCGCGATGATGAGAATGTGATCCTCGATGTCATAAATGACGGCACTCCGCTTGCGCCCGACTTCGACATCAAGCGCAATCGCAACCTCGGTCTGCGGATAGTAGAGAGCCTGGTGCGAGACAACTTGATGGGCGAGTTTACTATAGCGACCGGCAGCGACGGTCGGACGCACAGCTCGGTTGTTTTCCCGAAATAGAATGTGATTCCCCTACATTTTTCCAACAGCAAATTACCGGGAGGGCGAGGCTCCCGCCGAGCCACAATCATTGCCTTTTATCCAAGCTCATAGTATGATATTCGCATCTAAGCAATTTATGGTCAGTAAAGAGTCACATTTCCAGCGGAAATCTGACTTAGTAAATTGCACGAGAGGAGCGTGAATAATGCTTCTCGGGGCCCCGGATTATGCTGGAAGTGCATAATCCGGGCTAGCTGAGCACTGTTTTTTGCTCTCCACTCTCCGCTCATCGCTCTCAACCTAATTCGGGAGGTTTGCACAAATGGATGAAAGCAAGAAGCTGTCATACTTCGGCATTGAGAAACTTATTTCTTTGTGGGTGCTGGTCTTTTTTGCTGGCTGGTTCGTAATGCAGACCGAACTGGTCGCCGCTCGTGTGCTGGCTCCGTATTTCGGCAACTCGATATATGTATGGGGCAGCGTATTGGCGGTTTTTTTGGTTATGCTTGCAATAGGTTACGGCATAGGAGGTTTTCTAACCCGAAAGTTTAAGTCTCACTGGGTGCCCACGGTTCTGCTTGTAGTAGCTGGAGCGATAGTGACCCTGTCTGTCGCATATCAAGACAGCCTGTGCGCCTGGTTCGTGACCAGAGGCTTTGACGTTAAGTGGGGGTCTTTGATGGCTGCCGCAATTTTGTATGCTCTTCCGATGGTGCTTGCGGGCACGGTCTCACCATATGCGGTTCATCTTGTTGCGGGCGTGCGATCCGAGACGGGCAGCAAGGCGGGAACGCTGTATTCTGTTTCGACGGTCGGCAGCTTCCTGGGCAGCCTGATAACTTCGTTTATCCTGATCCCATCATTTTCACTGGCGGTGGTTGCGGTGAGCGGCGGTCTGATGGTTGCGACAGCAGGCATTGTCTCGGCCATTGCTCTTTCGATGGCCAATCGCGTTTCAGTCGCGCTCAGTATCTTATTTGCAATAGCTGTGATTGCGATATCGTATATATCTCCGGCAAAGCTCGTGCCGATTTCGCAGCAGGTATACCAGAAGAGCATGATAGGTGAAGTGCTTTGCAAAGACGATTCCACTGCCGAATCAAGATTCACCGACGCCCAGCGCCAGGCTCTTGCGGAGTTGAGTAAAATGGGTAATGCTCCGGGCACAAAAGTGCTCCTGCAGACTGAGACTGCATATCACAGAGTCGAAGTCACTCAAGAGGGTCCAATCCGAATGCTCACGTTTGGTGCTCATGATTTCAAATTTCCTCAAACAGCCATCAACCTCCGCAACATCTCAAGCCACATCAGTGAATATACCGGCGTAATGCTTGCTCCGGTGCTCTATAATCCGAGGCCGAAGCGTGTATTGATAATCGGGCTTGGCGGAGCAGATATCGCCAGGTCAGTCGAGAGCAGCTACCCGAATGTCAAACTCGATGTAGTAGAGATAGACCCGGCAGTCGTGAGGATTGCCCAACAGTTCTTTTTCTGGCGACCGGGCAAGAATGTGACCGTATACACGATAGACGGGCGCACATTTATCAACTTAAGGCTGCTTGCAAAATCCGAGCCTTACGATTGGGTGATTGTAGATGCCTATGACAGCGACTACACGCCGTTTCACCTGAACACACTCGGCTTCTATCGCCACCTTGCCGCGGTGATGACTCCCGATGGTGTTGTTTCGGTTAATTCAATGTTCGTCAGCGAGTTATACAGTTATCAGGCTCGGACGATGAACGCCGCGTTCGGGTGTGTGGACGTATATATGTGCCACCGCAGCGGCAATGCGATACTGGTCAGTCAGATCGGAGCCAAGAAGAATATGACTCTGGAGGCGGCCACAAAAGCACAAAAGAAGCTCGATTTCACAAGCGAGCAGGGCATCGATCCGCAGTATATCACATCCTGCCTGATGCTAAAACGAAACTGGGAGAGCAAGGGCGAGATATTAACGGATATGTGGGCTCCTGTAGAGCGCCTGATGAGTATGCAGTAAATGAGAGAGGATTTTGAAGTGAAGATTGTACGTGTTTTGGTATTTCTTGTAATGTGTATCGTGTTGACGATGCCTGCGCAGGCAGTTGTCAAACCTGATGCGCTGTTTTCGGATGGAGCGGTGCTCCAGCAGGGAATAAGTGTGCCTGTATGGGGGACTGCAGCCAACGGCGAGAAAGTAACTGTTAAATTTCTGAATCAGACAGTGAGTACAAAAGCTGAAGACAGTCGATGGATGGTTCATTTGAAACCTCTCAAGGCTGGTGGTCCATATACCATGACAATTTCGGGCGAGAACACTGTTGAGGTCAAGAATATTCTGATCGGCGAGGTATGGATTTGCAGTGGCCAGTCAAACATGGAGTTCCAGCTCAGGTATGCTGCGAATGCCGAACCGGCGATAGCGAGTTCAAAAGATTCACAGATCAGGCTCTTTAAGGTTCCCAAGAGAGCGACCGCCGATCCCAAGTATGATGTCGATGCCGCATGGAATGAATGCGGGTCTGGAACGGTGAATGAGTTTTCAGCAGTCGGATATTTCTTCGGACGCGGCTTGCGCAGGCAGTTGAATGTTCCCATTGGTTTGATAGAAACTTCATGGGGCGGCACTCCTGCCCAGGCATGGACGAGCATGGCATGCCTGCAGGCCAATCCGGTCACAAAGCCGATGATAGACGAGCATGCTCCCAAGGATGAGGATCCCAAGTCATGCACAGCTCTCTACAACGGCATGGTAGTTGCTCTTCAGCCGTATGCGATCAAGGGAGTTATCTGGTATCAGGGCGAGACAAATGCGGCTGATGCGTTCAGATACAAGACACTCTTTCCGGTGATGATCGACTGCTGGCGCAAAGCATGGTCTCAGGGAAATTTTCCGTTTTTGTTCGTGCAGTTGGCTCCATTCGGCAAGCTCAATACGGAGCCGGTCGACAGCCACTGGGCGGAGCTTCGCGAAGCGCAGCGTCTCACAGCCGAGAGTGTGCCCAACACAGCGATGGCTGTCATTACTGATTACGGCAATCCAGACAACATCCACCCCAAATGGAAAGAGCCTGTCGGCGACCGTCTGGCGGCGGCAGCTCTGGCCAAAGTATATGGTCGAGATGTGCCTTATCAGGGTCCTTCATTCAAGTCGATGGAAGTATTCGGCAATCGAGTCGTATTGTCGTTCGACAATGTGACCGGCGGCCTGGAAGCCAGAGGCGGCGAGTTGACCGGATGGACAATTGCAGGCGATGACCATAAATTTGTGAATGCACATGCGAGCATAGTGGGCGATATGGTTGTCGTCAGCAGCCCTGATGTTGCGCATCCGTCGGTCGTCCGTTACGGTTGGTCTGACGCTCCGGTAGTGAACCTCTTCAACAAAGTTGGTTTTCCGGCTTCGCCGTTCTCGACAACTGATCTGCCTTGGACAACGAAGAAATAGGCAGATGGTTTTGTCAGTTTGGAGCGCTGAAGGAATTTCGCAGCAGCTTGCCTAATACTGTAAAATATATCGGCGCGGGTCCATTCCCGTGCCGACTTGATGTACGTGCTGTTCTGAGGCACGTGAGAGTTTTTTGATCGGGTCGAATTCCGGTCCGGTTTGAGGAGGACATTACATTATGTTGGATTATTTTCTGACCGAAGAGCAGCAGTTCATGAAGGACGTGGCGAAGGAGATCGCTGTTAAGAAGATCAAGCCTGTGAGTGCTCACCACGACGAGACCGGAGAGTTTCCGTGGGAGATAGTCAAGGCCATAGCAGAGGCGGACCTTTTCCGTGTATTTATACCCGATGAATATGGCGGGATGGCGGGTGAGAGCGCCATCATGAATATGTGCGTAGTCACAGAGGAACTCAGCAAAGTCGACGGCGGCATCTCGCTTGCCTTTGCTGCGACCGGCCTGGGCACTTTCCCAATCTTAGTTTCAGCTTCCGATGAGCAGAAGAAGAAATGGCTTCCAAGAATTGCCGACGGGACCATAGCCGCGTTTGGTCTCACCGAGGCCAATGCCGGTTCGGATGTAGCTGGCATGCAGACCAGAGCGGTGGAGGACGGCGACAGCTTCATCCTCAACGGCACGAAGCAGTGGATCACCAACGGCGGCGAGGCCGATATTTATTCGATATTTGCAGTGACCGATCCTGACCGCGGACCTAGGGGCGTAAGCTGCTTCGTGGTCGAAAAGGGCACCGAGGGTTTCAGCTTCGGCAAAAAAGAGGATAAGATGGGCATCCGCGCATCGGCTACCCGTGAGCTGGTCTTCCAGGACTGCCGCGTTCCCAAGGAGAACATGATTGGCCGCAGAGGCACGGGCTTCTTTACTGCTATGAAGACATTTGACCAGTCCCGTCCGGGTGTAGCCGCTCAGGCATTGGGTATCGCTGCGGGCGCATTGGAGCTTTCGGTGAATTATTCCCGTGAGAGGGTCCAGTTCGGCCAGCCTATATCTGCCAATCAGGGTCTACGCTTCATGCTTGCCGATATGGCTATGAAGGTCGAGAGCGCACGTGCATTAGTATACAGTGTTGCTCGCTGGATAGACTCGCACCCTGCTGAGAAGACCACAGCCTATTCGGCCATGGCCAAGTGCTGGGCGTCGGATATAGCGATGGAAGTCACCACCAATGCGGTGCAGGTCTTCGGCGGATATGGCTATATGAAGGAATATCCAGTCGAGAAGATGATGCGCGACGCCAAGATCACCCAGATATACGAGGGCACAAACCAGATCCAGCGTGACGAGATAGGTCGCGGCCTTGTTGCCGAGGCAGCCAGGAAGAAGGACTGATTCTTTAGGTTTGATGGTTGGATAGTATGATAGTTTGATGGTTTGGGGGTGTGGAGTAATCTGCATCCCTTGTTTATTTTTTAGGTGGTATAATGAAAATGCTCAGCTTTGAAGGTGAATGATATGCTTCCAGATTCTGTGCATTCAGCATTACATTTAATGCTTCTTCCATTATTCGCAATTGCGGCTGTGGTTCTGCTTGCCATAGTTGCTATCTTGCGCGTAGGCACAAGAAAAGCTCTGCGAGGAATAAGACCGCTTTGGACAGTTGTTTTGATAAATTTAGTTATCATTACGCTCGGAAGTGCTGTGAAGGTGGCGCCATTCTATCTACATGGCTGCGTTTGGTCACCAAGGATAATCAGACTGATTAACATGGTTCAGTCTGGTTTATTGCTTGTTCTGATTATTTGGGTATTCGTTTCTTTTCGCAAATGGATAAAATCCGCCAAATATATTGATGCACAACTCAAGGCTGGTACCAATAGCCCGAATTTGTAGTATCATATATTTGTGTCTCTAACAGTCCATTCCCTCGCGAGCGGAAGCTCAGGCAATTCATTTTTGATAAAGGACGGCGATACAGCAATCCTGGTAGACGCCGGGGTAGGCATCAGGCGCTTGACGGCAGCTCTCATGCAGGCCCAGGTCAACCCAGCAGACCTGTCTGCAATTTTTATCACTCACGAGCACACTGACCACATCACCGGAGCCGTGCGCATGGCCAGGCGTTTCGGTATTCCGATAGTGGCCAATTCTCTCACTTTAGATCGCATACCTGGAGCAGTGAGCGTTCCCCATAAAACAATCGATCCATGCGAAGAGATGGCTCTAGGCGGACTGCTCATAAGGCCGTTTAGAATTTCACATGATGCGGCATGCCCTGTAGGTTATTGTGTGCATTCGAGCACAGCGACTGCCGTGATTGCCACGGACACAGGCATGCTGACTCCTGAAATTCGTGAGGAGGCATTTAGAGCCGATTTATTGATTTTGGAGTCCAACCATGACGAGG belongs to bacterium and includes:
- a CDS encoding polysaccharide deacetylase family protein — translated: MLSSILRTTTSVVLLYHRMGLPKLSSLVAGQYVAPTLFRSQMDYLSSKGWAATNLDSVISEELSDIDRFAITFDDGYLSVYEHAYPAMVERQMKATIYVVVDSIGGFNEWDRKAGDQSEQMMSAAQIKELSDAGFEIGSHTLTHPHLTELNNSDLDRELVESKSRLEDLIGREVKSFSYPYGNCDDRVIAAAIEAGYSNAVATRLGIVWKAGSFEIPRVNVRWNAFGPLLMKKIGRARRASGVID
- a CDS encoding trypsin-like peptidase domain-containing protein; the protein is MRRPKPAVFGLIALIVLSPVVCFAQNEADSGRGPATFLLPEESRIIDIVKNIGPTVVAVTQYDAGGEEDGIGSGVIISKEGEILTNNHVISGAKKLTVTLADGRQVDAKSLGGDPGIDLAIIKIPVTNLPIAPLGDSDSLQVGQVAIAIGNPYGFERTVTVGVVSALSRTIPGGGLSLTNLIQTDARIYPGNSGGPLVDSAGKVIGINTVVVSGKAGTLGFAIPINTARSVLDKVKKQGRIVVGWIGISFAELSAEVAEEFGLPVKEGVIVAQVEKGGPAALAGMRKGDIIVEVDNKKITDGGSLQKIIRQREIGDKLDVTALRDGKPRHFVVVIREMPLSLR
- a CDS encoding response regulator; its protein translation is MSQIRVVIADDESIIRMDLKTLLEELGHVVVGEAADGQKALELTRSLKPDVVIMDIKMPVMDGLDAAKIIADEKIAPVVLLTAYSQKDLIERAKEAGVFAYLVKPFQESDVLPAVEIAISRYLEQQDLETTLGDLETKLETRKIVDRAKGILMDKYKLSEAEAFRRIQQQSMNQRRSMKEIAEALIIAHDI
- a CDS encoding GAF domain-containing protein — encoded protein: MSPWRERKNQEQDATDAALRELPPEQELEALRVRVADLEKRIAEKMLEADALREVGQAIGSMLYIDDMLTKVADIVVKVTATDFCLIYLLSETGQELVLRGASGEVKDVVGKIRLKVGEGITGWVAQRGQHVVLSREAWRDERFKPVPTLLQDKYQSMLSVPLRGRNDLVGVINVRTNPPHDYTKMQVSLLDSIARQVGGAVENFNVYHRMEKRASQLSTLSEISRTITSDLYLEEILQLIVAMTAESMNFKICSVMLLNEGKDELVITATQSKSRAYTKKPNVKLTESVAGRAIMEAKPITIRDVRKTPGYQYPDIAKKEGLCSLIALPLSVKKEIIGVLNCYTATPRDFSEEDIGLLTALANQAAISIQNAKLMVQTAVLQEMHHRVKNSLQTIASLLRLQLKVGKFDSPKEALTQSINRIQSIAAVHEMLSSENLDNVSIKRLADNILSATARGLLPDAREIAILVEGDDFLLPSGQATYVALILNELIQNAVEHGFSGSVGTELAVCVSRDDENVILDVINDGTPLAPDFDIKRNRNLGLRIVESLVRDNLMGEFTIATGSDGRTHSSVVFPK
- a CDS encoding fused MFS/spermidine synthase — protein: MDESKKLSYFGIEKLISLWVLVFFAGWFVMQTELVAARVLAPYFGNSIYVWGSVLAVFLVMLAIGYGIGGFLTRKFKSHWVPTVLLVVAGAIVTLSVAYQDSLCAWFVTRGFDVKWGSLMAAAILYALPMVLAGTVSPYAVHLVAGVRSETGSKAGTLYSVSTVGSFLGSLITSFILIPSFSLAVVAVSGGLMVATAGIVSAIALSMANRVSVALSILFAIAVIAISYISPAKLVPISQQVYQKSMIGEVLCKDDSTAESRFTDAQRQALAELSKMGNAPGTKVLLQTETAYHRVEVTQEGPIRMLTFGAHDFKFPQTAINLRNISSHISEYTGVMLAPVLYNPRPKRVLIIGLGGADIARSVESSYPNVKLDVVEIDPAVVRIAQQFFFWRPGKNVTVYTIDGRTFINLRLLAKSEPYDWVIVDAYDSDYTPFHLNTLGFYRHLAAVMTPDGVVSVNSMFVSELYSYQARTMNAAFGCVDVYMCHRSGNAILVSQIGAKKNMTLEAATKAQKKLDFTSEQGIDPQYITSCLMLKRNWESKGEILTDMWAPVERLMSMQ
- a CDS encoding sialate O-acetylesterase gives rise to the protein MREDFEVKIVRVLVFLVMCIVLTMPAQAVVKPDALFSDGAVLQQGISVPVWGTAANGEKVTVKFLNQTVSTKAEDSRWMVHLKPLKAGGPYTMTISGENTVEVKNILIGEVWICSGQSNMEFQLRYAANAEPAIASSKDSQIRLFKVPKRATADPKYDVDAAWNECGSGTVNEFSAVGYFFGRGLRRQLNVPIGLIETSWGGTPAQAWTSMACLQANPVTKPMIDEHAPKDEDPKSCTALYNGMVVALQPYAIKGVIWYQGETNAADAFRYKTLFPVMIDCWRKAWSQGNFPFLFVQLAPFGKLNTEPVDSHWAELREAQRLTAESVPNTAMAVITDYGNPDNIHPKWKEPVGDRLAAAALAKVYGRDVPYQGPSFKSMEVFGNRVVLSFDNVTGGLEARGGELTGWTIAGDDHKFVNAHASIVGDMVVVSSPDVAHPSVVRYGWSDAPVVNLFNKVGFPASPFSTTDLPWTTKK
- a CDS encoding acyl-CoA dehydrogenase family protein, whose translation is MDYFLTEEQQFMKDVAKEIAVKKIKPVSAHHDETGEFPWEIVKAIAEADLFRVFIPDEYGGMAGESAIMNMCVVTEELSKVDGGISLAFAATGLGTFPILVSASDEQKKKWLPRIADGTIAAFGLTEANAGSDVAGMQTRAVEDGDSFILNGTKQWITNGGEADIYSIFAVTDPDRGPRGVSCFVVEKGTEGFSFGKKEDKMGIRASATRELVFQDCRVPKENMIGRRGTGFFTAMKTFDQSRPGVAAQALGIAAGALELSVNYSRERVQFGQPISANQGLRFMLADMAMKVESARALVYSVARWIDSHPAEKTTAYSAMAKCWASDIAMEVTTNAVQVFGGYGYMKEYPVEKMMRDAKITQIYEGTNQIQRDEIGRGLVAEAARKKD
- a CDS encoding MBL fold metallo-hydrolase, whose protein sequence is MSLTVHSLASGSSGNSFLIKDGDTAILVDAGVGIRRLTAALMQAQVNPADLSAIFITHEHTDHITGAVRMARRFGIPIVANSLTLDRIPGAVSVPHKTIDPCEEMALGGLLIRPFRISHDAACPVGYCVHSSTATAVIATDTGMLTPEIREEAFRADLLILESNHDEEMLLKGPYPWYLKRRIASEHGHISNDAASSLLIDLAEAERPVSVWLAHLSKTNNSPAIALTTAEYALWRCLGVSMDIKVALRDVPSLWWRE